The Flavobacteriales bacterium nucleotide sequence CGGATAGTATCGGCTCGAAACCGATATTTCCACATTACTGGTTATGGCAGTGTAGCTGGTCATGTTTACTCTACGTCAAAGTTATATTCGGTTTTAATCTGATTGGCCGTTTTTTGCACCAACTTCATGGCCATTTTTATGCGTTCATTAGGCCGGTTTGTGGTGCTGTTGCGGGGCTGAATAACAATGCTGTCGGCCACTTCCACATTTTTCAAAACTCTGCCAAAAACAGTGTATGCACCATTTAGATGTTTGGTGCCGTTCTCATCCACCACAATATAAAACTGGCTTCCACTCGAATTGCGTTGGGGGTTGGTGGCATCACCCAATCGGGCAGCGGCCACAGCTCCTTTTATATGTTTGTATTTGCTGCTGTCTATTTCGGCTGGAATAACATAGCCCGGGCCTCCGGTGCCATCATTGGTTCTGTCATCGTCTTTGCTCAAAGGGTCTCCGCCCTGAATCATAAACATTGGAATAATTCGATGAAATTCGGTGCTGTCGTAGAATCCTTCTTTAACCAATTTATGAAAATTGGCTCTATGCAGCGGGGTGCCTTTATACATATATAGGTGCATAACTCCATAATTGGTTGATAATTCCACAATGGTGTCAACGGGGCTGTTATCTACCGGAATATCAATCTTTGGAGGATCTTCCTTACATCCAAAAATAAAAACCGAACCAATAATCAAAGCCAAAAACTTATTCATAACAAAAAATTAAGCAGTCGAAAATACACTATTTTTTGTAACCAATACGGTTTATAAAATTTTGCACGATTCCAAATTGTCGATTCCCCAATTTTCAAGTTCTTTCTCTGTCCATAAATCAGGGAAGAAAATTCGTTTTTGATATTTGGGCAACATATATTTTCGCCAATCGCTGCCTCCGGTGGCTTCCTCTTGATTGCCAGAAGCATCAACCAAATATTTTTCGGCAGCATGGTAGTGTGCCATTACCCAACGAATATTCATGGTATGGTCGTAATGTCGCATGGCGTTTACCAATTTCACATCTTCTCTGGTTTCTGTAGGCAATGATTTGAATTTTGTCCAAAAATTTCGGGTGTTGTAATACTCCATAAATCGCAAAAACTCCTCTTTGTATTTGGCCTCAAAGTTTTTAAGAAGTGTGCTTTTACTGCCCGTTTTGTGGTCTTTTCCGGCTGCCTGCCAGTATAAATTTTCAAAAGCAAATTCATACGGTGTGTCTCTATCAATGGTAGCCCGGCATCGGTTGTCAATCAAATTAATCAATTCGGTACTGGCAAATTCAATCATACGATATTGAGCACTCTGAAACCCACTGGCGGGGGTAAGGGTATGTCGAAATTTTTGATATTGTTTTAACTGCATACCATCGCCCATTACCGTAAAACTGGATGATAAAACATCAACATAACGGCTTATTCTGTATAATTTTTCGCTAAAAAAATCAACCGTTAGGTTTTCGTTTTCGGCCACTTGTTTTATTTCCCATAACATCATTTTAAACAGCAATTCGTTTACCTGATGATACATGATAAACACCATCTCGTCGGGAAAAACAGTGCGTTGATTTTGCAAACCCAAAAGAGCGTCTGTATTTATATAATCCCAGTAGGTAATATAATTGGAGTGCAACAAACCTTCCAGATGCGTATTCAAATCCTGTCCGGTGCTGGAAAATTTATGTTCAAGTTGTTCTAAAATAGATTTTGTTTCTGAATTCATAATGCACAAAACAATGCTTTTTTTTAGAGGTTTTTAGTGTTTTTGAGCAAAATCATACATTTTAATTTCAACCTTGTTTTAAGTACTTGTTGTTTTTTTCTGTTGATTTGAAAAAAATATTTTTGTGGCGTGTTAAGTTATTCCAATTACCCCGTTTTTTATAAAGATTTTGCTGAATGGATTTCTAAAAATCTAGATAAAAAATACAGTTTTTTTACCTTCGAATATTGCGAATATTTGATGGATGCCGCATGGGAAATCGGCAAAGATGAAAAGCTAACCAACCATGATTGGGAAATTGTAAACACAGCCATTTTGCTGCTTTACAGCGGCAAAGCCACATCTTACAAAGATTTTTTAGAAAATAGTGTATCCACTGCCAAGCAGGTTTTAAAACAGTATGCCTACCCCGCCGATGACATAAAACTTGTTGTAAAGTTGCTCAATTCGCTGGCTTATGAAGATGGCAAACCATCTATCTTACAAAAAATATTTTTGGATAGCTACCAATATTATTATGCCGATGATATGAAAGAAGAGCTGCTCGAAAATTTGTATCGCGACCAACGAAAATATGGTCAAGGATTATTGCGAAAAGAGTTTATTGCCATAAAAAACAATCAAATAAGAAACACGGTTTTTCTAACGGAATATGGTCAAAAATACCTTCAACCAAAGCTAGCCGAATTAGAAGATTTCTAAGAGCCTGTTTATGATTTCCGAATTGAAAGCTAATTTGGAATTATTTTATTCCAAACAAGGCAAAATTGACGAGAATAGCAGAGCTATTTAAGGAAATTTTAACGCAGTTTGGAATAAAATAAACCGAAATAGATTAATTTGTGAGATTATTAACAGGCTCTAAATATTCTCGCGAAAGTTTTACATAAGCCACAGCATTTTTACGGATGGCCTCTATTTGTTGCTCATTAAGTATTTTTACTACTTTGGCCGGACTGCCTATTACCAAAGAATAGGGCGGAATTTGTGTATTGCCCGTTACCAATGCTCCTGCCCCAATAATGGAAAAATCGCCCACCACAGCACCATTTAGAATGGTAGAGTGCATACCCACCAACACATTGTTGCCAATGGTGGCACCATGCACCAATGCCAAATGACCAATGATACAATCATTGCCAATGGTAGTGGCAAAACCCGGGTCAACATGCACCACGGCATTGTCTTGCACATTGCTTCTATCTCCAATGCGTATGGCATCCGAATCGCCGCGAAGCACCGCCCCAAACCAAATAGAGCTTTCCTGGCCAATATGCACATCGCCAATAATAACGGCTGTTTCGGCCACAAAAGCAGTGCTGCTAATTTCCGGATTTTTACCTCGAAATGATTTAATCACGCTAAAGACTCTCCGTGTAATTCTTAAAATTGTTTAAAATAGACTGCCAGCCTTGTCGCTGCATTTCTACCGGATGCTCGGTTTCAGCTTCAAACGTAGTGGTAACAGTGGTTTGCAAACCATTTTCTTCAAAAATGGTGGTGGATTGTCGGCCACCAAAGGTGTAGGTAAAACTTTTTTGAGGAGTTATTTCATCGTAAACCGCCTCAAACTCAAAACCAAAGCTACCATCCTTGGCTTCCATTCGGGCAATATAGGTGCCACCCACAACCATATCGTTTTTCGCCCACGGACACTGCCAGCTTGGGTCTGCAAAATTCCATTGCGTAATGTGTTCCGGCATAGTATAGGCATCCCAAACCTTTTGCAAATCAGCATCAACCGTAGTTTTTACCGTAATTTTTGTTACACTCATTTGTGAAATTTAATGGCGGCAATTTCGGGGATTTTTTTAACGAAAACTTCATGGTCCAGCCAAAAAAATCAACACGTTTAAAGATATTTTTCAAAAATGATTAATATTGACCTATAAAGCAATTGTATTATGAGACAGATTTTCACACTAATTATAGTTGGTATTGCATACTTCAGCTCTTTATCTCAGGATTTAGATGTAAATAACAACCTTATTGAACTCGGCAAAATTTACAAGAACTTCATGTTCCGTGCCAACCCAACGAGTGAAACAGAGAAAAAATTGGAGTCTCTTAAAAGCGTTGATCTAAGAACCACAGTGGAATTTTTAAGCCAAACCATTAAACAACAAAACAATCTTACCGATGAGAAATACTTGAAGCTGCCTGATACCATTTCCTTGAAATATATTTTTATAGTCGAGATGGTTTCCCAAAACTTAATAGAGGAAAATCCAAAAGACAATAAGAAACTTATAGCCGACACTATTAATTCAAAAATTAGCTATTTGAAACTTATTGATAATTACTATACTATGCTCTTCAATGGCATTGGTAACAAGAATCAACCATTTGATTTATCTGGTGTAAACTTCGAACTAGACAAGTACAATTTATCAAATGATACTGAAAAAGGTATCTTTTTTCTTAAGGCTATGAACTTGTGTGGAACAGTAATTTGGGGGTATATGAACATTCCGAATCCTCCAAATTATAAAGCAGCACTTGATATGATTAACAAATATCCTAAATTTAATGGCTTGCCATATTATCAATTTACCGATTTAAATTTTGAAGATTTCAATATCGAAATACTCAAAAACAAAGGTGAAATGAGCTACAAAGAATATTATCTCGACAAATACCTCTCAACCCTAGTTTATCATCTAATCTGTCTTGATCAGAAAAAAAAGTACAAACAACAAAAAATGGATTTAATGCTAAGTTCAATCTTAAAAGAGGAACTGTACTACAAATACTCGAAAAATTTCAAGCAACAACTGGAGGCATTATTCAAGAGTGTTAAATGACCTTTCTACATTAATGAATTACTAATATTATTATTCGACATTTACAAGAAAGAACTGGCTTATTGCTTTTCCTCAGAAAAAATTGACACAAAATCCCCCATCACTCCGGCAATGCCCCCTCTATGCCAAGCATTTTGGTAATTTTTATAGAAAAATGATAGATTTGGAATTTCATAAATGTCTTATGAAAAATTTGTATTTTCTTCTTTCTCTATTTTTGACTTTTGGTTGTGGTAATGATGATTTGTCAAAAGAAACGATTGTTGTCCAAACTATTTACAAAAATTCCGATAGCACAATAACATTCGACACCACTATAGGAAAACCATACGAATGGCCTGTCAAATCAGACAATCAATACAACAAAATGATTTATTTGGGAGAATATTGTTCTTTCTGTGATAATTATACGATTGACGTTTATTGGGGCAGCGGTAAATCAAATTGGATACGACTCCCGTTTGTTGACAATCTGAACAATGTTGCCATTAATTATCAATGGACATCAGACAATTTATTCGTATTTGCCTACGGTGATTCTACAAAACTATCCTCGAAAGAATATTGGGATAACCTGAGGAAAACTGATCTTCGAATAAGAATAAATTACAAATAACTTTAGAAACGGGTTTTAGAACCCACGCCTCACTCAGGCAAAGCTCCCTCTATGCCAAGCATTTCGGTAATTTTTGCACGTACTTCCAGAATTTTCACGATACGATGTTGGGCTATCATTAGGTCTTCTTCGGTTTCGGCATCTTTGAGCATTTCCATGGCCTTTTTATACACTTTGGCTATTTTGTAGAGTTTTAGATAGTTCAGGTTTTCAAGCACTACCTCTTTGTAATTCTCCGAATCTGGCTTTACATAAATTTCGTGCATCTCCCACCACGCCGGACTTAAATTGTATTTTAACGAGAGCACATTGGCCGCAATTTTTCCGAGACTTTTATGTTTGGTAAAAAACTCCTCGGTTAGCGATTCGTTAAAATCGTAATATTCTTTTGCCTGCTCCACACTTTCGGCAAACTCAGGGTTTTCAAAACGATATTGGTCGTTTTCCAACTCGCTAAAAACAAATCCGGCCACATCAATCTCTTCATTAAAAGGCTCTCTACCATACAAAATCAAGGATTCTATTAGAGCCTGCTCTTTGGTTTTGGTCTCACTTAGTTCTACCGCCACGATAGGAACGGCTTCCAACAATCGACGTTGCTCGGTGCGTTTTTGCTGCTGTTCAAACTCTCGGGTGGCGGTGCTCCGCATTCGCTTTGCCTCTGCAAACATTAGCTCCTCGTCAAACTGCATGAGGTTGGCACATTGTTTTATATAGGCGGTACGTTTTATGGGATCCGGGATTTTAACAATGCTTTCCAGCACATCTCTGGCCGTTTCGCTCAGCCCCACCGGGTCACGCCCACGCTCGTTGAGCAAGATTTCGGTTTTAAACAGCACAAAATCTTTCTTTTCTTTTTCGATGTATTCCTGCAATCCGGCACCACCCAATTTTCGGCAATACGAATCGGGGTCTTCACCCTCCGGGAAAACAACCACTTTTACGTTTAAATCGCCTTCCAACAACAAATCTATTCCACGAATGGCCGCTTTTATTCCGGCTTTGTCGCCGTCATATAGCATGGTAACGTGGTCTGAAAATCGTTTTACAATTTTCACCTGTTCAGTTGTCAGCGATGTGCCACTGGTTGCCACCACATTTTCAATTCCACTTTGGTAGAGCATCAAAACATCGAGGTAACCTTCTACCAAATAAACATTTTCGTGAGTGCGAATGGCTTTTTTGGCATGGCTCAAACCGTAAAGCACCGACGATTTGTGATATACTTCGTTTTCTGGAGAGTTGATGTATTTCGGACTTTTATCGTCCTTTTTTAGTTGACGACCTCCAAAACCCACTACCTTGCCACTGAGGTTAAAAATAGGGAACATCACCCGCTCGCGATAAATATCGTAATAGGAGATTTCTTTTTCTGCTGCTTCTCCCTCACGATTTCGGGCTTTTATCAACCCCGCTTTAACCAATATTTCGGTGTCATAACCCGATTTTATGGCCTCGTTATAAAAATCTTCCCAGTTGTTTTTTGAATAGCCAAGCCCAAATTCTTCGATGGTTTTTTCGGTTAAACCCCGTTCTTTAAAATAAGAAAGACCAATGTTGCGGCCTTCCGAATCATTTTTTAAGGTATTGTGAAAATAGTTTTTGGCAAATTCGAGGGCAATATACAAGGCTTCCTTTATCTGCATTTGCTCCGAAACCTCTTCTCTATTACCAAAATCTTCGTCAATTTCGATGTGGTATCGGTTAGCCAAAAAACGCAGTGCTTCTGGATAAGCCATTTTTTCGACATCCATAACAAAATCTACGACATTGCCGCCTTTGCCGCAGCCGAAACATTTATAGATACCCAATGCAGGGCTAACTTTGAATGAAGGTGATTTTTCATTATGAAACGGACACAACCCACCGAAACCGCTGCCTGAGCGTTTCAGTTTTACATAATCGCCCACCACATCCTCAATGTTGGCGGCTGAAAATATCTGATCGATGGTGTGCTGACGAATCACAGCGGCAAAGTAAGAAAAGATTTTTTGATTGGATAAAAAACTCTGCTTTTGGTTGGATTCTATTTTGATGGGTGCTTGAGAAACGTATTAATATTCGACCCCTTCGGGGTCGCACGGTTTGGAACATTCTGTTTTCTATAAATGTTTCATCCCTTCGGGATGTGGACGTGACGAATATTTATCATTTCTTTTTTGTCTTTTTATTGCACCCCACCAGGGTGGAATATTTGTAAAAACGCATTATATCCGATGCTGAGCGACCCCGCAGGGGTCGTATATTTATAGAGAATCGGGCATTTTGTACGACCCCTTCGGGGTCGCACTATGTGCGGTATTTGGTTTTATAAATATTTCATCCCTTCGGCATGAAGACCCTGAGACACTTTTTTGACCAATATCAATTTATTGCCAAACAAAACTCAAGCTTTGGGCATTATATTACTTTATTTTTGCCGCGATTTTTAGCAAAATGATTGAAACCGATATTATAATAATAGGTGCCGGCCCCGTAGGACTGTTTACTGTTTTCGAGGCGGGACTCATAAAACTAAGATGCCACCTTATCGACTCTTTGCCAACGGCTGGCGGGCAATTGGCGGAGATTTATCCCAAGAAACCTATTTATGACATTCCCGGATTTCCATCTGTTTTGGCTGGAGATTTGGTAAAAAACTTAATAGAACAAGGGTCTCCATTTTCGCCCGGTTTTACATTGGGTGAGCGTGCCGAAGAATTTGAAAAAACGGATGACGGACAATTTATTGTTACCACCAATAAAGGCACAAAACACAAAGCCCCTATTATTGCCATTGCCGCTGGATTGGGCTGTTTTGAACCCCGGAAACCCGAAATAGAAAACCTTGAAAAATATGAAGATTGTGGTATCGACTACATCATCAGAGACCCTGAAAAATATAGGAACAAGCGGGTGGTGATTGCCGGTGGAGGAGACTCTGCCCTTGACTGGACAAACTTTTTGGCCGACGTGGCCAGTGAGGTAACTTTGATACATAGAAGAACCCAATTTAGAGGAGCGTTGGATAGTGTAGAGAAGGTGGAAACATTATCAAAATCAGGCAAAATCAATTTAATAACCAACAGCGAAGTTTCTGAGCTATTCGGCAATGAACATTTAACGGGAGTTAAGGTTAGCAACCGCGAAACCAATGAAGATAGCGTGGTTGATACGGATTATTTTATTCCATTGTTTGGCTTGTCGCCCAAACTTGGCCCATTAAAAGAATGGGGACTCGACCTAAACAAAGAATCGATAAAAGTTAATACCTTAGACTACAGCACCAATGTGCCGGGCATTTATGCCATTGGCGACATCAATGATTATGAAGGCAAGCTACGACTAATTTTATGCGGATTTCATGAAGCCACCCTCATGGTGCAGTCGGCTTACAAGCGAATTTACCCTGACAAAAATCTGGTTTTAAAATATACCACCGTAAGCGGTGTTCCCGGAAAAAACTAAATAGCAAATGGCAAAAGACAGTATTACCATAAAAGTCACTGATTTAAAGGGCGAAACGTATGAAATATTGGCTCCCACCGACATGGGCTTGAACCTAATGGAAGCCATGAAAGCCAACGAAATGCCGGTAAAAGCCACCTGCGGAGGTATGGCTATGTGTGCCACCTGCAATGTAATAATTAAAAGTGACCATGTATTGCCCGAAATGAGCGAAGACGAAGAAGCCATGCTCGATGAAGCCTTTGTGCTTGACATACCCAACAGCCGCCTGAGTTGCCAAATTCATATTTCTGAAGAAATTGATGGACTGGAAGTGCAGTTGGGTGCTTTGACAAATCCAGAGGAGTAGAGGTTTTTCAAAAAAAAAGAGGGCTATCCATTACGGATAGCCCCCTAGAAATAAAAAACTTAGAACTTTATTGCTTCATGAATTTGGCTACTTGTTTTGTATCATCAGAACCTGAAAGTTCTAATATATATGCACCATCTTTTAAAGTCGAAACGTCAATGCGGATAATATCAGACTGAGAAGAAATGGTTTTGGTTAAAACTGTTCTTCCCAATAAATCAACCACTCGAATCATTACCTCAGATTCTGAATCTAAGTAATAATCAATTGTCAACTCATTATCAACTGGATTTGGATACAACACCATTTTGTTTCTGTCCAAAAGTTTGATGTTTTGAGCCGGCATTGGTTGATATTGTTTCATTGTCACAAAGATGTATTCATTGCCTTTGGCCACAGATTGAATTATTTCGCGAGCTTCATAAAACACTGCTCTTTCGCAATTTGAAGAAACAATATTTTCCAAATCCCGAACCAGATTTGATGTGTTGCCATCAATCAAATAACCCAATTTGGCTCGTTCAAGAAGTATTCTGTGGCTGGTAACATAGCTATCTGTGGTAATTCCATCAATCAATGTTACACATTTTTGATAGTCACCGCTATGCACATAATACTGATAATCTAACCAAGTGGCGTTGTAAACAGCTTTACTTGATTTGATAAGATTATAGAATTCTTGCAACAAATTGTCTTTGTTTTGAACACACAAATTGAACCAACCAGTCACTTGGTCGTCAATCTGCATACCATTCAACATCTCAGAGGCATTTTCAGAAATTTCAAATTTTCCGTATGGTGTTCCACCAAATGGTTTTTCATTTCTAAAATACTCTGCATCGCAAGTTTCATCATATACTTCAGCAAGTTTATGAGAGTTTTCGGGCAATTGTGCTCCACACGAAGCGGTAGAATAAAACTCATTTCCACCCAAAGATATTGGTCCGTCAACGGAAATTACACCATAATTTCCATCCACCCCTACCGGGCAGGCACCCATTACGCGAACATCAACAGAACCGGCAGATGTGTGGTTACTTGCAAATGTATTTCTTCCGCCGTCTTGTGCTCCGCCACTTTGACCAATGTCGCCAGTCATGTATCTTATGTCTATTCCAAATTCGGTATAGTTATACATAAAATTGTTGCTGATTCTTGGCAAAATAAAGCAGTAGTCTCCGAGACCATCAAAAAGCATAGCCGTTGAGGCTTCAAAAATACAGTTGCCACTAATATTCACTTCGGGCGATGATTTATCTTGGGTGACATAGTAAATACCAATGCGAGTGGTCTTGTTATCGTCTTCCAAATTAAGTGTATTACACATAACATCAGAATACAGCACATTGTCCAGATAAATTCCGACATATCCCACATCTTCAAGTGTATTTTCTTTAATCAAAATATCACTACAACGCACGGCCTGCACTGCACTTTCAAATCCTTTTATTTGATTGTTGTTGACAGTTGTTTGTGAGGCATTCTCCAAATAAATTGCCGAATGTGTGTTCCATGGAATATCCTCTCTCTCTTTCGTAAATGAATAAATCAATGTGTTGTTGCTTACATTTACGGATGAAGACGAATTCACATTTATTTGATGTTGGCTTTTTAGAACGCCATAATAATTGAATGAATTTACCTCAAGCCTATTGGCTTCAATATGCACATTTGACGACCTATTTACCTCAACGCTTCTGTATAAATCTGTAAAATTATTTGAAGAAAACTCGCCATAGCTACATTCGTTGAGCTGCACACCATAAAACAATTTTGTGGTGTCTGTACCTTCCACTTCTTGTGCATTGATAAAATCATTTTGCGAAACGTTACCATAAAGCACAGAATTATGAGCCAAAACTCCATAATGATCTGAATGATAAGGCAGGATAGAAACTGCATCGATAGCTATTTTACACTCTACATGATAGTTAATGGCATTTCTATCAACATAGAATGTATTTCCTGTTATACCATCAAAGTTGCGGCTTTCGCTAAATTGGATAGAAATTCTGCAATTCTCAAATAGATTGTTGACCGTTTTGATTTTTGCTTCCGGAACTCGGATATAGTTCATTGCAATTTGAGCATTTTTGAATGTACACTCATTTAGCACTCCATTGGCAGAACCTATATAGGTAAATCCAAGCCAGGTTTTGTTCATATCGCAGGGTCTGAACACAGAGTTATTTGCCCTCATAATAGCACCTTCTTCAAATACAATTCCGGCACACTCTCCGAAAATAACATCCACATTTGTCAAATCAAGGATAGCACCTTTAACAGTTATAATTACATTATTTGGGATATAAACTTTATCGTGCCATATTTCGTCAGATGTAATTGTTCTGTCAACAGGCTCTACCTGCACAAATGAGCCACCTCCAATTACATTTCCGCCTCCTATTATATTTCCACCACCAAAAACGGTAGTAAAATCAACAAATGTTGGTTTATCAGGATTTACCGGAATAAGTGGTCTATCCCCTCCTTTTATTCCGTCAAAAAGGCAAGGTTCTACCGGAACGCAAGAGAAAACAATATCGTTTCCTAAGCCCGGATTAGAGTGATAATCAATTTCTATATGCGTTCCACCATTGATTAGAAAATGGGCCGTAACCTTAAAATCGAATCCGGCATTTGTGTTCGGAAAATCGCCGCTATCCAATGTAAAACAGAATGTATGATTGGTGGTATTTATGGTTGGGACAACATTTACGGGTGTATATGTTCCGTTTTGAAAAACTTCAAGTGTTATATAATCCAGCGTACCAGAAACACATTTTATTACCGGAAGTTCATAGGTTCCGCATAGTTGAAATTGCCCACCTACATCCCAGCAAGAATCTGTAGGGTTCAAATCAATGCTCCCTTGGTCATTGCAAGGGTCTGCTTGACAAGGTTCGCAAATATCGTCCACGTACGCGTATCCCCAGTGTGCTCCGGCTCCGCAATCTGTAGCCCAAATTTCTAAGGTGTAACTCTCTCCTGCTTTTCCGCCAATTTCGAGCTCATCGCATGTCCAATCTGCCCAAACAGTCAACGTATTATAACAATGGTTGATAACCTGACTGCTAAAAAATGGATCGGTAGCATCGGCAAAATGACATACCCTGTCGAGTTCGTTTCCGCTGGCATCCAACACACGAGCTACAAAAACGGGTTGTCTTGTGCCATGTCCTGATGGATTTTGCATTACCAAGGCATACGAAAATGTAATCTCATTTCTATCAGCCGTTAAATTAAACGTACGCGTTAACTTGTTTACACCAAATTGTGCTGTACACGGATTATCACTGTTTATCCGTGCGGCATGTTGACCACTATGCACCATCGGAATACCCACAATTGGGTCATTTCCTACATTGGTAATGGTAAACAGATTTGGATTTGGAGCAGCCGGAATCATTGTAGTCGGCAAAAAAGAACACTCTCCTCCATGATAACCGTTTGAGCCGCCGGGTCCACCGGCATCCCACAAGTTAAAATTATTAAATGTTCCGCTTTCAAAATCACCATTGGAGCAGTCGCTCGATTCGGATGCTCGATACGCTTTCATAGCCTCCGGATTGCTAATGAAATACTGAATTCTCCAATAACCTCGTTTAAATTGATCTACTTTTTGGTTAATTTCTGTTGATGTGTAGGTGGTTGGGTGGTCAACGTCTGAAACCAGTGATTTCTTAAAATCGCTGATGGCAGAAGAAGGTGTTTTTGAAAGATTTTGGGTAATGTAAGCCTCAATCTTCTTTTCTTCGTTGTTTACCGCTGTGGTTCTACTACCATAGTCGGTTGTGCTTTGAGCATTGGCCAAACCAAAGCCACAAAAACTAACGAAAATTACCAAGAGTAATCTTTTTAAGTGCATAATCGATAAATAAATATTTAAGTAGGCCTACTCTATTTGTTGAAGATA carries:
- a CDS encoding T9SS type A sorting domain-containing protein, whose translation is MHLKRLLLVIFVSFCGFGLANAQSTTDYGSRTTAVNNEEKKIEAYITQNLSKTPSSAISDFKKSLVSDVDHPTTYTSTEINQKVDQFKRGYWRIQYFISNPEAMKAYRASESSDCSNGDFESGTFNNFNLWDAGGPGGSNGYHGGECSFLPTTMIPAAPNPNLFTITNVGNDPIVGIPMVHSGQHAARINSDNPCTAQFGVNKLTRTFNLTADRNEITFSYALVMQNPSGHGTRQPVFVARVLDASGNELDRVCHFADATDPFFSSQVINHCYNTLTVWADWTCDELEIGGKAGESYTLEIWATDCGAGAHWGYAYVDDICEPCQADPCNDQGSIDLNPTDSCWDVGGQFQLCGTYELPVIKCVSGTLDYITLEVFQNGTYTPVNVVPTINTTNHTFCFTLDSGDFPNTNAGFDFKVTAHFLINGGTHIEIDYHSNPGLGNDIVFSCVPVEPCLFDGIKGGDRPLIPVNPDKPTFVDFTTVFGGGNIIGGGNVIGGGSFVQVEPVDRTITSDEIWHDKVYIPNNVIITVKGAILDLTNVDVIFGECAGIVFEEGAIMRANNSVFRPCDMNKTWLGFTYIGSANGVLNECTFKNAQIAMNYIRVPEAKIKTVNNLFENCRISIQFSESRNFDGITGNTFYVDRNAINYHVECKIAIDAVSILPYHSDHYGVLAHNSVLYGNVSQNDFINAQEVEGTDTTKLFYGVQLNECSYGEFSSNNFTDLYRSVEVNRSSNVHIEANRLEVNSFNYYGVLKSQHQINVNSSSSVNVSNNTLIYSFTKEREDIPWNTHSAIYLENASQTTVNNNQIKGFESAVQAVRCSDILIKENTLEDVGYVGIYLDNVLYSDVMCNTLNLEDDNKTTRIGIYYVTQDKSSPEVNISGNCIFEASTAMLFDGLGDYCFILPRISNNFMYNYTEFGIDIRYMTGDIGQSGGAQDGGRNTFASNHTSAGSVDVRVMGACPVGVDGNYGVISVDGPISLGGNEFYSTASCGAQLPENSHKLAEVYDETCDAEYFRNEKPFGGTPYGKFEISENASEMLNGMQIDDQVTGWFNLCVQNKDNLLQEFYNLIKSSKAVYNATWLDYQYYVHSGDYQKCVTLIDGITTDSYVTSHRILLERAKLGYLIDGNTSNLVRDLENIVSSNCERAVFYEAREIIQSVAKGNEYIFVTMKQYQPMPAQNIKLLDRNKMVLYPNPVDNELTIDYYLDSESEVMIRVVDLLGRTVLTKTISSQSDIIRIDVSTLKDGAYILELSGSDDTKQVAKFMKQ